The Acidobacteriota bacterium genome includes a region encoding these proteins:
- a CDS encoding alanine--glyoxylate aminotransferase family protein, whose protein sequence is MSFADAPVIGPCTPPPRLLLGPGPSPVDDRVLRVLSAPLTGHLDPFFVRTMDEVQQLLRYAFETNNRLTIPISGTGSAGMEAAVANLLEPGEEIVICINGYFGERMHEMALRVGAVPVRVECEWGGPVDIEKARAAWRSSNSRVLFAVQAETSTGVLQQLAPLREIADERDGFLLIDSVTSIGAHSIGVDRHRVDACYAGTQKALSCPPGLAPVTFSERAVEKIRTRATKPVSWYLDLGLLTSYWAEGAGQRAYHHTAPISMNYALHEALRIVAEEGLEARAQRHERNHRALVAGVEAMGLQMQVAPEHRLWTLNTVRIPDGVDDARVRARLLNEFNIEIGGGLGVFKGKLWRIGLMGTGSNANNVLLVLAALEKALKAEGFQPKDSGVSAAAAFYAAN, encoded by the coding sequence ATGAGTTTCGCTGACGCCCCTGTCATTGGGCCGTGCACGCCGCCGCCCCGTTTGTTGTTAGGCCCTGGCCCGTCACCCGTGGATGACCGCGTGTTGCGTGTGCTGAGCGCGCCGCTGACTGGCCACCTTGACCCATTCTTTGTGCGCACGATGGACGAGGTGCAACAGTTGTTGCGTTACGCGTTTGAGACCAACAACCGCTTGACCATCCCGATTTCCGGCACCGGCTCCGCCGGGATGGAAGCCGCCGTCGCCAACCTGCTGGAACCCGGCGAAGAGATCGTCATCTGCATCAATGGCTATTTCGGCGAACGCATGCACGAGATGGCGTTGCGCGTCGGCGCGGTTCCCGTCCGCGTCGAATGTGAATGGGGCGGCCCGGTGGACATCGAAAAGGCTCGCGCGGCTTGGCGTTCTTCCAACTCCCGCGTGCTGTTTGCCGTGCAGGCCGAAACCTCGACCGGCGTGTTGCAACAGCTTGCCCCCTTGCGCGAAATCGCCGACGAACGTGACGGCTTCTTGCTGATTGATTCCGTCACCAGCATCGGCGCGCATTCCATTGGCGTTGACCGCCATCGCGTAGACGCCTGTTACGCCGGCACGCAAAAGGCGCTTTCCTGCCCGCCCGGCCTCGCGCCTGTCACCTTCAGCGAGCGCGCCGTCGAGAAGATCAGAACGCGCGCGACCAAGCCCGTCAGTTGGTATCTGGACTTGGGCTTGCTGACCAGCTATTGGGCCGAGGGCGCAGGCCAGCGCGCCTATCATCACACCGCGCCGATTTCGATGAATTACGCCTTGCACGAAGCCTTGCGCATCGTCGCCGAAGAAGGCTTGGAAGCGCGCGCGCAACGCCACGAACGCAATCATCGCGCACTGGTTGCCGGTGTCGAAGCGATGGGCCTGCAAATGCAAGTCGCGCCCGAACACCGCCTGTGGACGCTCAATACCGTGCGCATTCCTGACGGTGTGGACGATGCGCGCGTGCGGGCACGCTTGCTCAACGAATTCAACATCGAGATTGGCGGCGGCCTGGGTGTTTTCAAAGGCAAGCTCTGGCGCATCGGTTTGATGGGAACCGGCAGCAATGCCAACAACGTATTGCTCGTGCTGGCCGCCTTGGAAAAGGCGCTCAAAGCGGAAGGCTTCCAGCCCAAAGATTCCGGCGTGAGCGCGGCGGCGGCGTTTTACGCGGCCAACTGA
- a CDS encoding zinc ribbon domain-containing protein — translation MFCPRCGAPNPETTKFCRQCGLGLTQVSSYVSTGGTAQLTPGTPSPVSQIAQITAGYTPKQKMVLSILCLVFLPGFLAIMSDMIGFADALVPVAGIFMCVGIPWAVIHFRNQQRLLDQQQWHAQMQMQQMPMNVPLPPHAPPVQQYLQPPMQQPVQMPVQQPGQQSYAPQPGYQAPHAAPPANSPNTNLLGTAPSSVTEDETRRLHNQ, via the coding sequence ATGTTTTGTCCACGTTGCGGCGCACCCAATCCCGAAACCACCAAATTCTGCCGCCAATGCGGGCTGGGACTGACGCAAGTTTCGTCTTACGTCTCGACGGGCGGCACCGCACAACTCACGCCCGGCACCCCTTCGCCCGTTTCCCAAATCGCGCAAATCACGGCGGGTTATACGCCTAAGCAAAAGATGGTGTTGTCCATCCTCTGCCTCGTCTTTCTGCCGGGCTTTTTAGCAATCATGAGTGACATGATCGGTTTCGCCGATGCGCTGGTGCCAGTGGCGGGAATCTTTATGTGCGTCGGCATTCCCTGGGCCGTGATTCACTTCCGCAATCAGCAACGCTTGTTGGATCAGCAACAATGGCACGCGCAAATGCAGATGCAGCAGATGCCAATGAACGTGCCGCTGCCGCCCCACGCGCCACCCGTGCAGCAATATCTGCAACCGCCCATGCAACAACCTGTTCAGATGCCGGTGCAACAACCAGGACAACAATCGTATGCGCCGCAGCCGGGTTACCAAGCACCGCACGCAGCCCCGCCAGCGAACTCGCCGAACACCAATCTGCTGGGCACAGCACCAAGCAGCGTGACCGAAGACGAGACGCGGCGGCTGCATAATCAGTAA
- a CDS encoding alpha/beta hydrolase, translating into MKLSLLCVVLLGLFVITVAGREVRQQPPLINQPPALPLWPNGAPGAKGAQPEDVPSIQHYPAPADRANGAAIVVCPGGGYAHLAAHEGHDIAVWLNSIGVSAFVLKYRLGPRYNHPAMLWDVQRAIRTVRAKAADWKVDPNRIGVMGFSAGGHLSSTAATHFDDGNASAPDTIDRVSSRPDVAILCYPVITLQPPFAHMGSRKNLLGENPSAELVDLMSNEKQVTAKTPPTFLFHTVDDAAVPVENSQMFADALRKNKVPYEAHFYEHGRHGVGLAPTDPALSTWPKLLENWLRARGFFTATKKAEAPPKKADRRS; encoded by the coding sequence ATGAAACTGTCGTTGCTGTGTGTTGTCTTGTTGGGCTTGTTCGTCATCACTGTTGCCGGACGTGAAGTGCGGCAACAGCCGCCACTAATAAATCAACCGCCCGCCTTACCGCTCTGGCCCAATGGCGCGCCCGGCGCGAAAGGCGCGCAACCCGAAGACGTGCCGAGCATCCAGCATTACCCCGCGCCCGCTGACCGTGCCAACGGCGCGGCCATCGTCGTTTGTCCGGGCGGCGGCTACGCGCATTTGGCGGCGCACGAAGGCCACGACATCGCGGTCTGGCTCAACAGCATCGGCGTCTCGGCCTTTGTGCTGAAATATCGCTTGGGGCCGCGTTACAACCATCCGGCGATGCTGTGGGACGTGCAACGCGCCATCCGCACCGTGCGCGCCAAAGCGGCGGACTGGAAAGTTGATCCCAACCGCATCGGCGTGATGGGTTTTTCGGCGGGCGGCCATTTAAGTTCAACCGCCGCGACGCATTTTGATGACGGCAACGCCAGTGCGCCTGACACCATTGACCGCGTCAGCAGCCGCCCGGATGTGGCCATCCTTTGCTACCCGGTGATCACCTTGCAGCCGCCGTTTGCGCACATGGGTTCGCGCAAGAACCTGCTGGGCGAGAACCCTTCCGCCGAGTTGGTTGACCTGATGTCGAATGAAAAACAGGTGACTGCCAAGACGCCGCCGACCTTCCTCTTTCATACCGTAGACGACGCCGCCGTGCCGGTCGAGAACAGCCAGATGTTTGCCGACGCCTTGCGCAAAAACAAAGTACCGTATGAAGCGCATTTCTATGAACACGGGCGGCACGGCGTCGGCTTGGCCCCCACTGATCCCGCGCTCAGCACCTGGCCGAAGCTGTTGGAGAACTGGTTGCGCGCACGCGGTTTTTTCACCGCCACCAAGAAAGCCGAGGCCCCGCCAAAAAAAGCCGACCGGCGGAGTTAG
- a CDS encoding M20/M25/M40 family metallo-hydrolase, producing MKQLQQAALSNDYALRQVAALCNNIGPRLSGSPQAAQAVKYVAEELRKLGLEVTLEKVMVPHWVRGVETGELVEFKGMAPGTTQKIVLTALGGSVATPATGLVAPVVVVKDYAELNALGRERVQGKIVLFNKKFDEQMAAQGMGDEAYVQAVAYRGGGASAAARLGAVAALNRSAGGGAWRLPHTGALNYAADAPPIPGAAVTAEDAELIAHLARQGEVKMRLTLTPQRLPDAESANVIADLKGSEKPDEIVIVSGHLDSWDLGTGAIDDAAGVAVAMQAANLINQLKLQPKRTIRVVAWMNEENGGAGGRTYFQDYQASVAKHFAVLECDNGAGHPTGFMAHVKPEALPPLQPIAEVLQAAGASVVRWTNQSVGADIAPLEDVGVPGFTPLQDLRSYFTYHHTPADTFDKVQPRALAENAAVMAVLAYALANLPEALPR from the coding sequence ATGAAGCAGTTGCAACAGGCCGCGCTCAGCAATGATTACGCGCTCAGACAGGTCGCGGCGTTGTGCAACAACATCGGCCCGCGCTTGAGCGGTTCGCCGCAAGCGGCGCAGGCGGTCAAATACGTCGCCGAAGAACTACGCAAGCTGGGCTTGGAAGTCACGCTCGAAAAGGTGATGGTGCCCCATTGGGTGCGTGGCGTCGAAACCGGCGAGTTGGTCGAATTCAAAGGCATGGCTCCCGGCACGACACAAAAGATCGTGCTGACCGCTCTGGGCGGCAGCGTGGCTACACCCGCGACGGGTTTGGTCGCGCCGGTCGTTGTGGTTAAAGACTACGCCGAGTTGAATGCGCTGGGCCGCGAGCGCGTGCAAGGCAAGATCGTGCTCTTCAACAAGAAGTTTGATGAACAAATGGCCGCGCAAGGCATGGGTGATGAAGCATATGTCCAAGCTGTGGCCTATCGTGGCGGCGGCGCGAGCGCGGCGGCCCGATTGGGCGCGGTCGCGGCCTTGAATCGTTCGGCAGGCGGGGGTGCGTGGCGCTTGCCGCATACGGGCGCGCTAAATTATGCCGCAGATGCGCCGCCGATTCCGGGCGCAGCGGTGACTGCCGAAGACGCCGAGTTGATTGCACATCTCGCCAGGCAGGGCGAAGTGAAAATGCGCCTGACGCTGACGCCGCAGAGGTTGCCCGACGCCGAGAGCGCCAATGTCATTGCCGATTTGAAAGGCAGCGAGAAACCCGACGAGATCGTCATCGTTTCGGGCCATCTCGATTCATGGGATTTGGGTACGGGCGCGATTGACGATGCGGCGGGTGTGGCTGTGGCAATGCAAGCTGCCAATTTGATCAACCAACTCAAGCTGCAACCCAAACGCACGATTCGCGTGGTGGCGTGGATGAATGAGGAAAATGGTGGTGCAGGTGGTAGAACTTATTTTCAGGACTACCAAGCGAGTGTGGCGAAACATTTCGCTGTGCTTGAATGCGACAACGGCGCTGGTCATCCGACGGGATTCATGGCGCACGTCAAACCGGAGGCGCTGCCGCCATTACAACCGATTGCTGAGGTGTTGCAAGCAGCGGGCGCGAGTGTGGTGCGCTGGACGAATCAATCCGTGGGCGCGGACATTGCGCCGCTTGAAGACGTAGGTGTGCCGGGCTTTACGCCGTTGCAGGACCTGCGCAGTTATTTCACCTATCACCACACTCCGGCGGATACCTTTGACAAAGTGCAGCCGCGCGCATTAGCGGAGAATGCCGCTGTGATGGCGGTGCTGGCCTATGCGTTGGCGAATTTGCCGGAGGCGTTACCACGTTGA
- a CDS encoding dienelactone hydrolase family protein: MKSLFPSAGEVTRRGFVVTSLTAGYALAMQPIQEATTIKTDATGLIAGEVKIPVKDGEIPAYRALPEKKKNCPTVLVVQEIFGVHEHIKDICRRFAKLGYLAIAPELYARQGNVSNIPMNQIMPIVAKVPDDQVMSDLDAAAAWALKNGGGNKLAITGFCWGGRIVWLYSSHNPKLKAGVAWYGRLTPPPPDRASALQPKHPTEVVAQLHAPVLGLYGGKDTGIPLADVDKMKAELKAAKKPSEIIVYPDAPHGFHADYRPSYTKAAAEDGWKRLLAWFKQNGVA; this comes from the coding sequence ATGAAAAGTTTGTTTCCATCAGCGGGCGAGGTCACGCGGCGCGGCTTCGTCGTGACCTCGCTGACGGCGGGCTATGCGTTGGCGATGCAGCCCATTCAAGAGGCCACGACAATCAAGACCGATGCAACGGGCTTAATCGCAGGCGAAGTCAAAATCCCTGTCAAAGACGGCGAGATTCCGGCCTATCGCGCGCTGCCCGAAAAAAAGAAAAATTGCCCAACCGTCTTGGTCGTGCAGGAGATTTTCGGCGTGCACGAACACATCAAAGACATCTGCCGCCGCTTCGCCAAACTGGGCTATCTGGCCATCGCGCCGGAACTTTATGCCCGGCAGGGCAATGTCTCGAACATTCCGATGAACCAGATTATGCCGATTGTAGCCAAGGTGCCCGACGATCAAGTGATGTCTGATCTGGACGCGGCGGCGGCTTGGGCACTGAAAAACGGCGGCGGCAACAAGCTAGCGATTACTGGATTTTGCTGGGGCGGGCGCATCGTCTGGCTTTATTCATCGCACAATCCGAAGCTCAAAGCGGGCGTCGCCTGGTATGGCCGTCTGACGCCACCTCCGCCGGATCGCGCCAGTGCGTTGCAACCAAAACATCCGACTGAAGTGGTCGCGCAACTGCACGCGCCGGTACTCGGTCTGTACGGCGGCAAAGACACTGGCATTCCGCTTGCCGATGTAGACAAGATGAAAGCGGAGCTGAAGGCCGCCAAAAAGCCTTCCGAAATCATTGTCTACCCCGATGCTCCGCATGGCTTTCACGCCGACTATCGTCCCAGCTACACCAAGGCGGCGGCGGAAGACGGCTGGAAGCGTCTGCTCGCCTGGTTCAAGCAAAACGGCGTTGCTTAA
- a CDS encoding polyphosphate kinase 2 family protein, which produces MTYAHKLTGAKPIKLKDIDPDFDAGLKREEGEARLAKLSAALTRLQELLYAAGQHSVLIVLQGRDTSGKDGTIKAVMGPLNSLGCNVASFKVPTEKELAHDFLWRVHQQTPGRGEITIFNRSHYEDVLVVRVHNYVPPKVWRKRFAHINHFEQLAADANTIILKFYLHISKAEQEQRLLAREQEPEKYWKLSAGDWQERELWNAYTRAYEDALNQCGTPQAPWYVVPANKKWFRNLAVAEAIVSALQPYQKQWLERLAKIGQREKALIDEFRHPAK; this is translated from the coding sequence ATGACTTACGCACACAAACTCACGGGCGCCAAGCCCATCAAGCTAAAAGACATTGACCCCGATTTTGACGCGGGGTTGAAACGCGAAGAGGGCGAGGCGCGGTTAGCCAAGCTGAGCGCCGCGCTGACGCGCTTGCAGGAACTGCTCTATGCCGCCGGGCAGCATTCGGTGTTGATCGTTTTGCAAGGGCGTGACACCAGCGGAAAAGACGGTACGATCAAGGCCGTGATGGGGCCATTGAATTCGCTCGGCTGCAACGTCGCGTCTTTCAAAGTGCCGACGGAAAAAGAACTGGCGCACGATTTTCTTTGGCGCGTGCATCAACAAACACCGGGCCGGGGCGAGATCACGATCTTCAACCGTTCGCATTACGAAGACGTGCTGGTCGTGCGCGTGCACAACTATGTGCCGCCGAAGGTGTGGCGCAAACGTTTCGCGCACATTAACCACTTCGAGCAGTTGGCGGCGGATGCCAACACCATCATCCTGAAATTTTATTTGCACATCAGCAAAGCTGAGCAAGAGCAACGCCTCTTGGCGCGCGAACAGGAGCCGGAAAAATACTGGAAGCTATCAGCGGGAGATTGGCAGGAGCGCGAACTCTGGAACGCCTATACCCGCGCGTATGAAGATGCGTTGAATCAGTGCGGCACGCCGCAGGCGCCCTGGTATGTCGTGCCGGCCAACAAGAAATGGTTTCGCAATCTGGCCGTGGCCGAGGCGATTGTCAGCGCGCTCCAGCCCTATCAGAAACAATGGCTGGAACGGCTGGCTAAAATCGGGCAACGCGAAAAGGCGTTGATTGATGAATTCCGCCACCCAGCGAAGTAA
- a CDS encoding acyltransferase → MTESETLILAPAPSFSEWLAQKLSRVTSGGALIPEIDGLRFLAIAAVLLHHTMSIYLRESGRSGVEVHSQSAWAAASSQSWLVPLAYSGHFGVNLFFAISGFILALPFAKRSFEKRPAPSLKNYYLRRVTRIEPPYAICLLIFFFFQWQARHLNPQELFPHLLASLFYAHGLIYGAHSTINSVAWSLEIEIQFYLLVPLLVKVFKLSNAAFRRSLLLALIAGGGWLSQHVIYPSGSMPLILSLANFAHYFLVGFLLADLYLNGWFRAEHRLWAGDLLTLAAGAGIVAVLNPYGQFYFALPLLVLALYLGCFLGKLSNAFIRQRWIVIIGGMCYTFYLYHVPIVSALLSKTGFLMIAGRPFWADFMLQCLLVCPLVFLLCSWWFVVTEKPFMRWSLATTAKPKRI, encoded by the coding sequence ATGACCGAATCTGAAACCCTCATACTGGCCCCTGCGCCCTCGTTCAGTGAATGGCTGGCGCAAAAGCTTTCGCGCGTCACGTCGGGCGGCGCATTGATCCCGGAAATTGACGGCTTGCGCTTTCTGGCCATCGCGGCGGTGCTGTTGCATCACACGATGTCCATCTATCTGCGCGAGAGCGGGCGCAGCGGCGTTGAAGTCCATTCGCAATCGGCCTGGGCGGCGGCGAGTTCGCAATCATGGTTGGTGCCGCTGGCGTACAGCGGCCATTTCGGCGTCAATCTGTTTTTTGCCATCAGCGGTTTCATCCTCGCCCTGCCCTTTGCCAAACGCAGCTTTGAAAAGCGCCCCGCGCCGAGTTTGAAGAACTATTATCTGCGCCGCGTCACGCGCATCGAACCGCCCTATGCCATCTGCCTGCTGATCTTCTTTTTCTTTCAGTGGCAAGCCCGGCACCTCAATCCGCAGGAACTCTTCCCGCACCTGCTGGCGAGTTTGTTTTACGCGCACGGTTTGATCTACGGCGCGCACAGCACGATCAACAGCGTCGCGTGGTCGCTGGAAATCGAGATTCAGTTTTACCTGCTGGTGCCGCTGCTGGTGAAAGTTTTCAAGCTCAGCAATGCCGCGTTCCGGCGCAGCCTCTTGCTCGCGCTGATCGCGGGTGGTGGCTGGCTTTCGCAACACGTCATCTATCCGTCAGGTTCGATGCCCCTGATTCTTTCGCTGGCGAATTTCGCGCACTACTTCCTGGTCGGTTTTTTGCTGGCTGACCTTTACCTGAACGGCTGGTTTCGCGCCGAACATCGTTTGTGGGCGGGTGATTTGTTGACGCTGGCGGCGGGCGCGGGAATCGTGGCGGTGCTGAATCCCTACGGCCAGTTTTACTTTGCCCTGCCGTTGCTGGTGCTGGCGCTGTATCTGGGCTGCTTCCTCGGCAAGCTGTCGAATGCGTTCATCCGGCAACGCTGGATCGTGATCATCGGCGGGATGTGCTACACGTTTTATCTTTACCACGTGCCGATTGTGTCGGCGCTGTTATCAAAAACGGGTTTCCTGATGATTGCGGGGCGGCCTTTCTGGGCGGATTTCATGCTGCAATGTCTGCTGGTATGCCCGTTGGTCTTCCTCCTGTGCAGTTGGTGGTTTGTGGTAACCGAGAAACCATTTATGCGCTGGAGCCTGGCGACCACGGCTAAGCCGAAACGGATTTGA
- the sulP gene encoding sulfate permease, whose translation MHSRLEPKLLTVWREGYTRQQFLADLIAGVIVGIVALPLAIAFGIASGVKPEQGLYTAVVAGLAIGALSGSRAQISGPTGAFVVIIYGIVQQYGYDGLAVATMIAGVLLIVMGLARMGAFLKFIPYPVTVGFTSGIALIILSSQIRDFFGLRMDKVPAEFVEKWIELIRHAATCNPYALGVGVLSLLIVFLWPRVTPKLPGSLVAIVVATLLVHLLHLEVETIGSRFGSVPNMLPAPHLPTITWPLVQKMVQPAITIALLAAIESLLAAVVADGMLGTRHRSNMELIAQGVGNLISPIFQGIPATGAIARTATNIKSGGRTPVAAIIHAVVLLLIMLFFGKWAALIPMATLAAILVFVAYNMSEYHVFLKLLRAPKSDVAVLLVTFFLTVLIDLTVAIQVGVVLAAFLFMQRMSDVTEVSMITQNLRDEEEEVDSARSIAKRQVPPGVEVFEIYGSLFFGAIERFKDSMRRVEKTPRVLILRMRLVPSIDATGLQVLEDVLTRTQNEGGTLLLSGVAEQPLRAMEQTGLLAKLGRENVMENIDVALARAHVLLKSVSA comes from the coding sequence ATGCACTCCCGACTGGAGCCAAAACTGCTTACCGTTTGGCGCGAAGGCTATACGCGCCAGCAATTTCTCGCTGACCTGATCGCGGGCGTGATCGTCGGCATCGTCGCGCTGCCGCTCGCCATTGCCTTTGGGATTGCTTCAGGCGTAAAGCCGGAGCAGGGGCTGTATACGGCTGTCGTGGCTGGTTTGGCCATTGGCGCGTTGAGCGGCTCGCGGGCGCAAATCAGCGGGCCGACCGGCGCTTTCGTCGTCATCATCTATGGCATCGTGCAGCAATATGGCTACGACGGGTTGGCCGTGGCGACGATGATTGCGGGCGTGTTGCTGATCGTGATGGGGCTGGCCAGGATGGGCGCGTTCCTGAAATTCATCCCGTACCCGGTCACGGTGGGGTTCACCAGCGGCATTGCGCTGATCATTCTGTCCAGCCAGATCCGCGATTTCTTCGGTCTGCGTATGGATAAAGTTCCCGCCGAGTTTGTCGAAAAGTGGATCGAGTTGATTCGACACGCGGCGACTTGCAATCCCTACGCACTGGGCGTCGGCGTGTTGTCCCTGTTGATCGTTTTTTTATGGCCGCGTGTGACGCCCAAGCTGCCCGGCTCGCTGGTCGCCATTGTCGTGGCGACGTTGTTGGTGCATTTGCTGCATTTGGAGGTCGAAACCATCGGCTCGCGTTTTGGCAGCGTGCCGAACATGCTGCCTGCGCCGCATCTGCCTACGATCACCTGGCCGCTGGTGCAAAAGATGGTTCAACCGGCGATTACGATTGCGTTGCTGGCCGCCATCGAATCGTTGCTGGCCGCCGTCGTCGCCGACGGGATGCTCGGCACGCGGCACCGCTCGAACATGGAATTGATCGCGCAAGGCGTAGGCAATTTGATTTCGCCGATTTTTCAGGGCATCCCCGCGACCGGCGCGATTGCGCGCACCGCCACCAACATCAAGAGCGGCGGGCGCACGCCGGTTGCGGCGATCATTCATGCCGTGGTCTTACTGCTGATCATGCTCTTCTTTGGCAAGTGGGCGGCCTTGATTCCGATGGCGACGCTGGCGGCGATTCTGGTGTTCGTGGCCTACAACATGAGCGAGTACCACGTCTTTCTGAAACTGTTGCGCGCGCCGAAAAGTGACGTGGCCGTCTTGTTAGTGACGTTCTTTTTGACGGTGTTGATTGATCTGACGGTGGCAATTCAGGTGGGGGTTGTGCTGGCGGCCTTTCTTTTCATGCAACGGATGTCGGATGTGACGGAGGTGAGTATGATCACGCAAAACCTGCGTGATGAAGAAGAGGAAGTGGACAGCGCCCGTTCGATTGCCAAACGCCAAGTGCCGCCGGGCGTCGAAGTCTTCGAAATTTACGGCTCACTCTTTTTCGGCGCCATCGAACGGTTTAAGGATTCGATGCGCCGTGTAGAAAAGACGCCGCGCGTGCTAATTTTGCGTATGCGCCTGGTGCCTTCGATTGATGCGACCGGCTTGCAGGTGTTGGAAGACGTGCTCACACGCACGCAAAATGAAGGCGGAACGTTATTGCTCTCCGGTGTCGCCGAACAACCCCTGCGCGCGATGGAGCAAACAGGGTTGCTCGCCAAGCTGGGCCGTGAGAACGTGATGGAAAACATTGATGTCGCGCTGGCCCGCGCGCATGTCTTGCTCAAATCCGTTTCGGCTTAG